The DNA segment GCTTTGACTTCACACTGCGACTGTTGCAGAGCTAGACGGGTCCGAGCGTGCAGAGCACCATACCAGTCTAAATGCGCATCAAAAGAACTGCGGCATAATACGCTTAACTCGATGATTACTTTCTGTGGGACTGCTGAAAGACTTTAAAACGGAGCCTTCGGAATGGTTCTCCAAATCGACTGTCTTGAGAGGTTAAATCGCTAGTTGGCCGGGCATGATCATCCAATGAGCAGTTTTGAATTATCAATCCCATACGTCGAACTTACATCCAGGCAGCGACATGCCTATGGATTTGTTTTGATACTGGCGATGATATTCTCTGCAATTTTCTACGCGCATGTGATTGTGTTGATAGAGGGACATCTGCCGTTTCTTCAGAATGCGCTTATGCAGATATTTTACAAGATAGCAATAGACATTTTAGCAGTCTGCATCCTTCTTCCCTCGGTAGCCGGTCTGTATCATCTTTATGGACCTGATTCTGAAGGTGCGCTGGTCCTGACGAGCAACGGTGTGAACTTTCCATTGTTAAAGGGAATCGGCTTGCTCAGAGGCTCTTTCGGTTGGCATGAAATAGCCGGAATCTCAATTACAACCAGTAATCCCGATGCTCTTTCCAATGCAGATGAGATTCACCTGTTGACAAGAAATGGAAAGATTCTGTCATTCAGACTGAATGGAATATCGCCGCAACACCAGGAAAAGCTCTTTCTCGCTCTTGATACGTTTGCAAAACAAGCACAAAGGGATGCAAATTATTTGCAGTATCAAAGTTCTCTACAGTGCCGACTTCAGCAAGTTGATGGCACCACATATACAGATTTGTGGGAAGACGAACTAAGACGAAGATTCACCTCCACTAATTTTGTGCCGCTAAAGCCCGGGAGCCGTATCAGAAATAACTCACTTCTTATCGAGCGGCAATTGGCCTTCGGTGGATTTGCAGCAATCTATCTGGCCAGGGATATTAAGGGACAGCCGTTTGTTCTTAAGGAGCTAGTATTGGACGACACGGCTCCGGAAAGAAATAAAAAAGCGCTGGAGCTGTTACAGAGAGAAGCAGATCTTCTTTGTGCCATCGACCACCCGCAGATTGTCAAAGTACTGGACAGATTTCAGGAGAAGGGCAGAAACTACTTGATGCTGGAACATGTAGAAGGAAACAATCTGAGGCAAAACGTAGCAGCCAATGGACCTTTTGACTCATCCATCGTAATTGAATTAGCGCTGC comes from the Candidatus Obscuribacter sp. genome and includes:
- a CDS encoding serine/threonine protein kinase, which translates into the protein MSSFELSIPYVELTSRQRHAYGFVLILAMIFSAIFYAHVIVLIEGHLPFLQNALMQIFYKIAIDILAVCILLPSVAGLYHLYGPDSEGALVLTSNGVNFPLLKGIGLLRGSFGWHEIAGISITTSNPDALSNADEIHLLTRNGKILSFRLNGISPQHQEKLFLALDTFAKQAQRDANYLQYQSSLQCRLQQVDGTTYTDLWEDELRRRFTSTNFVPLKPGSRIRNNSLLIERQLAFGGFAAIYLARDIKGQPFVLKELVLDDTAPERNKKALELLQREADLLCAIDHPQIVKVLDRFQEKGRNYLMLEHVEGNNLRQNVAANGPFDSSIVIELALQMVSMLEYLHSQKPAVIHRDFTPDNLLLRQDSRLVLVDFGAANQFLSEVTGTLVGKQNYMPPEQIRGKAVPPSDLFSLGGVLYFLPTGTDPLVLHTARPSDRSVKVPAALDNLICQLTKMEIAERPNLEAVKGTLQSMQTAVALPLME